A stretch of DNA from Candidatus Poribacteria bacterium:
CCGCTCCGGTGCTACCGTCGACCAACTCGCTGCCTACTTGACAGCCTGAATGATCACTGAAAGTGAAAAGATAGTGGCAGATAATGTTCATCCTACCCGATGATTCTCAGTCATTGTGATCTACTGAGTATACTAAATCATACAATCATTGAAAAGCCCTAGAATAACTTGACCGCGCCTGAATTCAGGTGTTATACTATTTATTGATTTACCATCTTGATGTATAAAGGGTGATACGATGGTTTCTGATTTTCAGTCACAATACAGTTCAAAGGTGATGGAGCACTTTCTTAATCCGAGAAATGTCGGGATGATCGAGGATGCAAACGGCGTCGGGACCGTTGGAAACCCGGTCTGCGGCGATGTAATGAGGCTCTACATCAAGATAGAGGATAATAAAATAGTGGATGCCAAGTTCCAGACCTTCGGCTGCGGGGCCGCTATAGCCACCAGCTCGATGCTCACTGAGATGATAAAGGGGAAGACGATC
This window harbors:
- the nifU gene encoding Fe-S cluster assembly scaffold protein NifU, translated to MVSDFQSQYSSKVMEHFLNPRNVGMIEDANGVGTVGNPVCGDVMRLYIKIEDNKIVDAKFQTFGCGAAIATSSMLTEMIKGKTIDEALKVTNKVIAEALGGLPKVKMHCSVLSEQALKSALADYYKRMGQDPPFKIPDNDLERCDLAEEGEEEE